A genomic region of Phragmites australis chromosome 2, lpPhrAust1.1, whole genome shotgun sequence contains the following coding sequences:
- the LOC133909975 gene encoding leucine-rich repeat extensin-like protein 6, which produces MLILGKTMRKPSQGQMLPLQITILVSMVVSPAAMGIVTDGKCKCFMCICDVDPHPLPPALPSHHPPPAEPKTVTSPPPPPALPEYHYPPPYPYGYPWEGTTYYGPPAGEMYPRDKASKSSAPRQGGLGLSSLVLAVLLASAVLSVLTHSA; this is translated from the coding sequence ATGCTAATCCTTGGGAAAACCATGAGAAAGCCAAGCCAAGGCCAAATGCTCCCGCTCCAAATCACGATCCTCGTCTCCATGGTCGTGTCCCCGGCAGCAATGGGCATCGTGACCGACGGCAAGTGCAAGTGCTTCATGTGCATCTGCGACGTGGACCCGCACCCGCTGCCGCCGGCGCTGCCGTCCCACCACCCGCCGCCGGCAGAGCCGAAGACCGTCACctcaccaccgccgccaccggcgCTCCCGGAGTACCACTACCCGCCGCCGTACCCGTACGGGTACCCGTGGGAGGGGACGACGTACTACGGGCCGCCGGCGGGGGAGATGTACCCGCGGGACAAGGCGTCCAAGTCCAGCGCGCCCCGGCAGGGCGGCCTCGGGCTCTCTTCTTTGGTCCTCGCCGTCTTGCTCGCGTCCGCGGTGCTGTCAGTGCTCACGCATTCTGCTTAG
- the LOC133906679 gene encoding uncharacterized protein LOC133906679 translates to MSGKRGIGGMARSYYAVLGVQPGASAAEIRAAYHRLAMRWHPDKLANGRVDPALAEEAKSRFQQIHEAYQVLSDEKRRALYDAGMYDPLDDDQEEVEGFHDFLQEMISLMATVGREEPVYSLDELQSMLDGMIQDFTTPQPAPSGFFTGAPMPFGKQSSVEQQRGASSRMQTPRVGDAACFCRRTAFSR, encoded by the exons ATGAGCGGGAAGCGGGGGATAGGAGGGATGGCGAGATCCTACTACGCCGTGCTCGGCGTGCAGCCGGGCGCGTCCGCCGCCGAGATACGCGCCGCGTATCACCGCCTCGCCATG AGGTGGCACCCGGACAAGCTCGCCAATGGCCGCGTGGATCCGGCGCTCGCGGAGGAGGCCAAGAGCAGGTTCCAGCAGATACATGAGGCCTACCAAG TGCTGTCGGACGAGAAGAGGAGGGCTTTGTACGACGCCGGGATGTACGACCCTCTCGACGACGAccaggaggaggtggag GGATTCCACGACTTCCTCCAGGAGATGATCTCGCTCATGGCGACCGTGGGGAGAGAG GAGCCCGTGTACAGCCTGGACGAACTCCAATCCATGCTCGACGGGATGATACAGGACTTCACCACGCCGCAGCCTGCGCCGAGCGGCTTCTTCACCGGTGCGCCAATGCCGTTCGGCAAACAGAGCAGCGTGGAGCAGCAACGCGGCGCCTCCTCGCGGATGCAAACCCCAAGGGTCGGCGACGCTGCCTGCTTCTGCCGCCGGACGGCTTTCTCCCGGTGA